A window of Synechococcus sp. MEDNS5 contains these coding sequences:
- a CDS encoding AarF/ABC1/UbiB kinase family protein, giving the protein MAPWRRGLRALRIWRAVVVLLVLLWWDGQGWTYAGGPTSERREQRQQQRARWLTQELLELGSAFIKLGQLLSARPDVLPAGWVAELADLQDKVPAFPFDQAQALLEEELGARCAEIIDLDEEPLGAASLAQVHRASLRSGRQVVLKIQRPGLESVFRLDLEVMQQVAAVLQRHPQWGRGRDWVAIAQECRRVLLRELDFRLEAQHAARFRQQFLDESRIRVPGVIWELSSRRVLCLDYLPGIKINDRQALIQAGINPGEVAEIGAASYLQQLVRYGFFHADPHPGNLAVAADGALIYYDFGMMGQLSERLRRRLGAMVRAAASRDAAALVEEMQAAGVIAGDVDVGPVRRLVRLMLRDALTPPFSANVIDKLSGDLYELVYGQPFRLPVEMIFVMRALSTFEGVGRSLDPGFSLVGIAKPYLLPLMTSSGSGSNDLFNELGRQVGALSSRAVGIPRRLDESLERLEQGDLQLQIRMGESDRQFRRMVTAQHSIGQSVLLGGLAVAAALMGASARPLWALLPLGAAVPVGMGWLKLQVKLRKDARIEGLSGSGR; this is encoded by the coding sequence ATGGCGCCCTGGCGTCGCGGCCTCCGTGCCTTGCGCATCTGGCGAGCTGTGGTGGTGTTGCTTGTGCTCCTCTGGTGGGATGGGCAGGGCTGGACCTACGCCGGTGGGCCTACCTCGGAGCGCAGGGAACAGCGCCAGCAGCAGCGGGCCCGTTGGCTCACTCAGGAACTTCTGGAGCTGGGCTCTGCGTTCATCAAGCTGGGACAGTTGCTATCCGCCCGCCCGGATGTGCTTCCTGCGGGTTGGGTGGCCGAGCTGGCTGATCTTCAGGACAAGGTACCGGCCTTCCCATTTGATCAGGCCCAGGCGTTGTTGGAAGAGGAACTGGGTGCCCGCTGCGCCGAGATCATCGATCTTGATGAGGAGCCGCTCGGTGCGGCCTCCCTGGCCCAGGTGCACCGTGCCAGCTTGCGCAGCGGCCGTCAGGTGGTGCTCAAGATTCAGCGACCCGGCTTGGAGTCTGTGTTCCGCCTGGATCTGGAGGTGATGCAGCAGGTGGCGGCTGTCCTGCAGCGTCACCCCCAATGGGGGCGAGGTCGTGATTGGGTGGCAATTGCCCAGGAGTGCCGGCGTGTTCTTCTCAGGGAGTTGGATTTCCGCCTTGAAGCGCAGCACGCGGCACGGTTCCGGCAGCAGTTTCTCGATGAGTCCCGCATCCGCGTCCCTGGGGTGATCTGGGAGCTGAGCTCCCGTCGGGTGTTGTGCCTTGATTACCTACCAGGGATCAAGATCAACGATCGCCAGGCGTTGATTCAGGCGGGAATCAATCCTGGTGAGGTTGCTGAGATTGGAGCGGCCAGCTATCTCCAGCAACTGGTGCGCTACGGCTTTTTTCACGCCGATCCCCACCCCGGCAATCTCGCCGTTGCGGCCGATGGGGCGCTGATTTACTACGACTTCGGAATGATGGGGCAGCTGTCCGAGCGTCTGCGTCGGCGGCTGGGAGCGATGGTTCGCGCTGCGGCGTCAAGGGATGCCGCCGCCCTTGTGGAGGAGATGCAGGCGGCGGGAGTCATCGCCGGTGATGTGGATGTGGGACCGGTTCGCCGCCTGGTGCGTCTGATGCTCCGTGATGCCCTCACGCCTCCGTTCAGCGCGAACGTGATCGACAAGTTGTCGGGTGATCTCTACGAACTGGTTTACGGCCAACCCTTCCGGCTGCCGGTGGAGATGATCTTCGTGATGCGAGCACTCTCCACGTTTGAGGGCGTGGGCCGCAGCCTCGATCCTGGCTTTAGCCTTGTAGGGATTGCCAAGCCCTATCTGCTGCCTCTCATGACATCCAGTGGATCCGGTTCCAATGACCTCTTCAACGAGCTCGGTCGACAGGTGGGGGCATTGAGTTCCCGTGCTGTGGGGATCCCCCGGCGCCTGGATGAGAGCCTTGAGCGTCTGGAGCAGGGCGATCTGCAACTGCAGATCCGCATGGGCGAGTCCGACAGACAGTTCCGTCGCATGGTGACGGCTCAACACTCCATCGGTCAGTCGGTTCTGCTCGGGGGGTTGGCCGTGGCCGCGGCATTGATGGGTGCGAGCGCTCGGCCGCTGTGGGCGCTGTTGCCTTTGGGTGCAGCTGTTCCTGTTGGGATGGGTTGGCTGAAACTGCAGGTGAAGTTGCGCAAGGATGCCCGCATTGAGGGGTTGTCGGGTTCAGGTCGTTGA
- a CDS encoding glutamine synthetase, translated as MAITFVNHAGAPLVKVVPRRNLDKAADLGVGFSPVADAFRVDGCIAAAHRCARPDEDLRLHAVVEALVPLEPDRGWAWAPGERRWRDGRVYEADQRSFCRLQQDRLQQQGLTLQAGFELEWMVLAADVGPQGSPAFHGGPYGADRLVEGLDYASEICDALDAAGLDWLQFHPEYGASQFELSLAHASAVEAADRLVLARLVIQRVSRRLGLHCSFTPKLTSDQVGNGGHVHFSLLRHGQPVLQGGDGPGGVLPEGAALIAGVLHHLPVLLPIACPLMASYARLSPSSWSAPYQVWGIENREAALRLVPTSVDRVPAHLELKVADLGANPYLLLGSLQVLALAALSEAVPLPAPVCGDPARLDGTTAAHARLPQSLAEGRTALASSAVLSAAMGELLHGSVLDSIDAEITRCAGWPPDQVIASTRWWPLVGGLS; from the coding sequence GTGGCGATCACATTCGTGAATCACGCCGGGGCCCCGTTGGTGAAGGTGGTGCCCCGCCGCAATCTCGACAAGGCTGCCGATCTGGGTGTGGGGTTTTCGCCAGTGGCCGATGCCTTCCGGGTGGATGGATGCATCGCTGCTGCGCACCGTTGCGCCCGACCGGATGAAGACCTGCGTCTCCATGCTGTGGTGGAGGCGTTGGTTCCGCTCGAGCCCGATCGCGGATGGGCCTGGGCCCCTGGGGAGCGGCGTTGGCGCGATGGACGGGTCTACGAGGCCGACCAGCGCAGTTTTTGCCGGCTACAACAGGATCGTCTGCAGCAGCAAGGGCTGACGCTGCAAGCGGGCTTTGAGCTCGAGTGGATGGTGTTGGCAGCGGATGTGGGACCCCAGGGGTCTCCCGCATTTCACGGCGGGCCTTATGGGGCTGATCGCTTGGTGGAAGGCCTCGACTACGCCTCTGAGATCTGTGACGCCCTGGACGCCGCCGGGCTGGACTGGCTGCAGTTTCATCCCGAATACGGCGCGTCCCAGTTCGAGTTGTCGCTGGCCCATGCGTCAGCTGTGGAAGCCGCCGATCGCCTGGTTTTGGCTCGCTTGGTGATTCAGCGCGTGAGCCGGCGACTGGGGCTGCATTGCAGCTTCACGCCCAAGCTCACCAGCGATCAGGTCGGCAATGGCGGTCATGTGCACTTCAGTCTTCTCCGGCATGGTCAGCCCGTGCTGCAGGGAGGCGATGGTCCAGGTGGCGTGTTGCCGGAGGGTGCGGCTCTGATTGCCGGTGTGCTGCATCATCTGCCGGTGTTGCTGCCGATTGCCTGCCCGCTCATGGCCTCGTACGCCCGGCTATCGCCCAGTTCCTGGTCGGCGCCTTATCAGGTGTGGGGGATTGAAAATCGAGAGGCGGCCTTGCGTTTGGTCCCCACCTCGGTGGATCGAGTGCCCGCCCATCTCGAACTGAAAGTTGCCGATCTGGGGGCCAATCCCTATTTGCTGCTTGGATCGTTGCAGGTGTTGGCGTTGGCAGCTCTCAGCGAGGCCGTGCCCCTGCCGGCGCCGGTGTGCGGTGATCCGGCGCGCCTTGACGGCACGACAGCGGCCCATGCCCGTCTGCCCCAGTCCTTGGCGGAAGGGCGTACAGCGTTGGCCTCCAGTGCAGTGCTGTCGGCGGCGATGGGAGAGCTGCTGCATGGGAGCGTGCTCGACAGCATCGATGCCGAGATCACCCGTTGTGCGGGCTGGCCCCCGGATCAGGTGATCGCCAGCACCCGCTGGTGGCCGCTGGTGGGAGGACTCAGCTGA
- the eno gene encoding phosphopyruvate hydratase, translating into MFDSLDLVIDTIVAREVLDSRGNPTVEAEVLLEGGASGRAIVPSGASTGAHEAHELRDGGDRYMGKGVIQAVNHIEERIAPALCGLSALDQAAVDAAMLELDGSDNKSSLGANAILAVSMANARAAANGLGLPLYRYLGGPMATLLPVPLMNVINGGAHAANSLDFQEFMLVPHGAPSFREALRMGTEVFHTLKGLLKDKGMSTSVGDEGGFAPDLGNVEAGEILVEAIEKAGYKPGEQISLALDVASTEFFADGRYAFDGGSFNSEEMVGQLEQLVERFPIVSIEDGLAEDDWEGWKLLTERLGAKVQLVGDDLFVTNTKRLQQGIDSSTANSILIKVNQIGSLTETLQAIDLAGRSGYTSVISHRSGETEDTTIADLSVATRAGQIKTGSLSRSERVAKYNQLLRIEDELGSQAVYAGAVGQGPRGNG; encoded by the coding sequence GTGTTCGATTCTCTCGACCTCGTCATCGATACCATCGTGGCCCGTGAGGTGCTCGACTCCCGCGGAAATCCAACCGTGGAGGCCGAAGTGCTCCTCGAGGGTGGTGCCAGCGGCCGGGCGATCGTGCCCAGCGGCGCCAGCACAGGGGCCCACGAAGCCCATGAACTGCGCGATGGCGGCGATCGCTACATGGGCAAGGGCGTCATCCAGGCCGTGAACCACATTGAAGAGCGCATCGCTCCCGCTCTCTGCGGGCTTTCAGCACTGGACCAGGCCGCCGTGGATGCCGCCATGCTGGAACTTGATGGCAGTGACAACAAGTCGTCCCTGGGTGCCAACGCCATCCTGGCGGTGAGCATGGCCAATGCCCGCGCTGCGGCCAACGGTCTTGGATTGCCCCTTTACCGCTACCTGGGCGGCCCGATGGCCACCCTGCTACCCGTTCCCCTGATGAATGTGATCAACGGGGGCGCTCACGCAGCCAACAGCCTGGACTTCCAGGAATTCATGCTGGTTCCCCACGGTGCCCCGAGTTTCCGGGAAGCCCTGCGCATGGGAACCGAGGTGTTCCATACCCTCAAGGGTCTGCTTAAGGACAAGGGCATGAGCACTTCGGTGGGGGATGAGGGCGGCTTTGCCCCCGACCTGGGCAACGTGGAAGCCGGTGAAATCCTGGTGGAAGCCATCGAGAAAGCCGGTTACAAACCTGGAGAGCAAATCTCCCTGGCTCTGGATGTGGCCAGCACCGAGTTCTTCGCCGATGGCCGCTACGCCTTTGATGGCGGCAGCTTCAACAGCGAGGAAATGGTGGGCCAGCTCGAGCAACTTGTTGAGCGGTTCCCGATCGTGTCGATCGAAGATGGCCTTGCTGAAGACGACTGGGAGGGCTGGAAGCTGCTCACCGAGCGCCTCGGCGCCAAGGTGCAGCTGGTGGGTGACGATCTGTTCGTGACCAACACCAAACGGCTGCAACAGGGCATCGACAGCAGCACCGCCAATTCGATCCTGATCAAGGTGAATCAGATCGGATCACTCACCGAAACCCTGCAAGCGATCGATCTGGCCGGCCGCTCGGGTTACACGAGTGTGATCAGTCACCGCAGTGGTGAAACGGAAGACACCACCATCGCAGATCTGTCTGTTGCCACCCGCGCCGGTCAGATCAAGACAGGATCCCTCAGCCGCAGCGAGCGCGTGGCGAAGTACAACCAGCTGCTGCGCATCGAAGACGAACTGGGCAGCCAGGCCGTTTATGCCGGTGCCGTTGGTCAGGGGCCTCGCGGAAACGGCTGA
- the ndk gene encoding nucleoside-diphosphate kinase produces the protein MASERTFIAIKPDGVQRGLIGEILGRFERKGFKLVGLKQLTPSRELAEQHYGVHKERPFFAGLVDFITSGPVVAMVWEGDGVIASARKLIGATKPLEAEPGTIRGDLAINIGRNVIHGSDAPETAQFEIGLWFQASELSDWIPADQGWRTEG, from the coding sequence ATGGCCTCGGAACGCACCTTCATCGCCATCAAGCCCGACGGGGTTCAGCGCGGACTCATCGGCGAGATCCTCGGGCGTTTTGAGCGCAAGGGCTTCAAGCTCGTGGGCCTCAAGCAGCTCACCCCCAGCCGTGAGCTGGCGGAGCAGCACTACGGCGTTCACAAGGAGCGTCCCTTCTTCGCTGGACTGGTGGACTTCATCACCTCTGGCCCTGTGGTGGCCATGGTGTGGGAAGGCGACGGTGTGATCGCCAGTGCCCGCAAGCTCATCGGCGCCACCAAGCCTCTGGAGGCAGAACCCGGCACCATTCGCGGTGATCTGGCGATCAACATCGGCCGCAACGTGATTCACGGGTCTGATGCTCCTGAAACCGCTCAGTTCGAGATCGGTCTCTGGTTCCAGGCTTCTGAGCTGAGCGACTGGATTCCGGCTGATCAGGGATGGCGCACTGAGGGCTGA
- a CDS encoding FAD-dependent oxidoreductase, which translates to MTALRPPAADAALILGGGLMGLAIAHQLARRDHPVCVISRRRGEAAGFVAAGMLAPHAEGLSGDQLRFGQLSLERVPSWVAQIEADSGLPCGLRSTGIVVPFTTSEQRDRYPTAGFGTALNRQQLEREVPGIATTWQAGLLFEQDGQIDNRRQLMRSLESACVERGVQFLEGVEVLELLQSDNQRIEARIRDAEGTITERSSAIAVLCSGAWSSQLLPQLPIFPVKGQMLSLQAPRGALKRVIFGPGTYLVPREDGLVVVGATSEREAGFAEGLTPQGQSILKQGIASLLPEASGWPPMERWWGFRPCTPDEGPLLGEGPLPGLWLACGHHRNGVLMAAATAEAIADCVSMGRARDDLDLLLPCFQWQRFDAGVS; encoded by the coding sequence ATGACCGCCTTGCGCCCTCCCGCCGCTGACGCTGCGTTGATCCTTGGCGGCGGATTGATGGGCCTGGCCATCGCCCATCAGCTGGCCCGGCGGGACCATCCGGTGTGCGTGATCAGCCGGCGGCGCGGAGAAGCCGCAGGATTCGTGGCCGCAGGCATGCTGGCTCCCCACGCTGAAGGCCTGAGCGGTGACCAGCTGCGATTCGGTCAACTGAGCCTGGAGCGGGTACCGAGCTGGGTCGCCCAGATCGAGGCCGACAGCGGCCTGCCCTGCGGGCTTCGCTCCACAGGGATTGTGGTGCCATTCACCACCAGCGAACAGCGGGATCGCTACCCCACGGCAGGCTTCGGAACCGCCCTGAACCGCCAGCAACTGGAGCGGGAAGTACCGGGCATCGCCACGACGTGGCAGGCCGGTCTGCTGTTCGAGCAGGACGGCCAGATCGACAACCGCCGCCAACTGATGCGCTCCCTGGAAAGCGCCTGCGTGGAGCGGGGGGTGCAATTCCTGGAGGGCGTGGAAGTGCTGGAGCTGCTTCAAAGCGACAACCAACGCATTGAAGCACGCATCCGTGACGCTGAAGGAACGATCACGGAACGAAGCAGTGCCATTGCCGTGCTTTGCTCCGGAGCCTGGAGTAGCCAGCTCCTGCCTCAGCTGCCGATTTTCCCTGTGAAAGGGCAGATGCTCTCCCTCCAGGCTCCCCGAGGCGCCCTCAAGCGCGTGATCTTCGGACCCGGCACTTACCTGGTACCAAGGGAAGACGGTCTGGTGGTGGTGGGCGCCACATCGGAGCGTGAGGCCGGTTTCGCAGAGGGCCTCACCCCCCAGGGGCAGAGCATCCTCAAGCAGGGCATTGCCTCCCTGCTTCCGGAAGCCTCGGGCTGGCCCCCGATGGAACGCTGGTGGGGATTCCGGCCCTGCACACCGGATGAAGGGCCATTGCTTGGAGAGGGTCCTCTCCCTGGGCTTTGGCTGGCCTGCGGCCATCACCGCAACGGGGTGCTGATGGCTGCGGCCACAGCCGAAGCGATCGCAGACTGCGTGAGCATGGGCCGTGCCCGCGATGACCTCGACCTCTTGCTGCCCTGTTTCCAATGGCAGCGCTTTGACGCCGGCGTCAGCTGA
- the coaE gene encoding dephospho-CoA kinase (Dephospho-CoA kinase (CoaE) performs the final step in coenzyme A biosynthesis.) — protein MPSQRRIGLTGGIASGKSSVGRWLSNRGLPVLDADRYAHDALAPGSAACQAVLERYGPAVAAHTAQTDRVELNRQALADIVFTDAVERQWLEQLVHPVVRQAFNTALHGLEQTPMVVLMIPLLYESGLEGLCSEVWVVHCRRDQQQQRLIQRNGLSPQQADQRIEAQWPLARKCQLADQVIDNSGKPDAWTTTVASLLERRSP, from the coding sequence ATGCCAAGCCAACGCCGGATCGGTCTCACCGGCGGCATCGCATCCGGCAAAAGCAGCGTGGGGCGCTGGTTGAGCAACCGTGGCCTCCCTGTTCTGGATGCCGATCGCTACGCCCATGACGCCCTCGCCCCTGGCAGTGCAGCCTGCCAAGCCGTCCTGGAGCGGTACGGACCCGCCGTTGCCGCCCATACGGCACAAACCGACAGGGTGGAGCTGAACCGACAGGCGCTGGCTGACATCGTGTTCACCGATGCGGTGGAACGGCAGTGGCTCGAACAGCTCGTCCACCCTGTGGTCCGGCAGGCCTTTAACACCGCCCTGCACGGGCTTGAGCAAACACCGATGGTGGTGCTGATGATTCCTCTGCTTTATGAGTCCGGCCTGGAGGGTCTGTGCTCAGAAGTGTGGGTTGTGCACTGCAGACGGGACCAACAACAGCAGCGGCTGATTCAGCGAAACGGGCTCTCGCCTCAGCAGGCCGATCAACGCATCGAGGCGCAATGGCCGCTGGCACGCAAATGCCAACTGGCGGATCAGGTGATCGACAACAGCGGCAAGCCGGATGCCTGGACAACAACCGTGGCCTCTCTGCTGGAACGAAGAAGCCCCTGA
- the argJ gene encoding bifunctional glutamate N-acetyltransferase/amino-acid acetyltransferase ArgJ has protein sequence MVRRQDAFSVSRTSVVDAARRVSSDWLPVAGGITAPQGFQASGITAGLKASGKPDLALVLAPEGAVCAGAFTRSVVRAACVDLCDLRLRDGGGQARAVLINSGQANACTGDRGLIDSQRATQALADRLGVDGEAVLICSTGVIGVPIPMEVLLAGLDPLVDGLSPDAGAAAAEAILTTDLVEKQIAFEAELTGRTVRIGGMAKGSGMIHPDMATMLGTISCDAAVPPLKWKAMVQRAVDRSFNAITVDGDTSTNDTVLAFSAGESLPDSCDDKLEDGLTLVAQHLARAIARDGEGATCLIEVQVEGASTEAGALQIARTICGSSLVKTAVHGRDPNWGRIVAAAGRSGVAFDADAVALWIGPHQLMAAGQPLVFDRSAASAYLSERAYGRYLVDDSVQIRLVVGSGKGQGLAWGCDLSDQYVRINADYTT, from the coding sequence ATGGTGCGGCGGCAGGATGCCTTCAGTGTCTCGCGTACATCCGTGGTTGACGCCGCTCGCAGAGTTTCATCCGACTGGTTGCCGGTTGCTGGGGGGATCACCGCGCCGCAAGGATTTCAGGCTTCAGGGATCACCGCTGGGCTGAAGGCTTCTGGCAAGCCTGATCTGGCCTTGGTGCTGGCCCCCGAAGGTGCGGTCTGCGCAGGGGCTTTCACCCGATCGGTGGTGCGTGCCGCCTGTGTGGATCTCTGCGATTTGCGGCTGCGGGACGGGGGCGGCCAGGCGCGGGCGGTGCTGATCAATTCGGGCCAGGCCAACGCCTGCACTGGCGATCGCGGTTTGATCGACAGCCAGCGCGCTACCCAGGCGCTGGCGGATCGCCTGGGTGTGGATGGGGAGGCGGTGCTGATCTGTTCCACGGGGGTGATCGGTGTGCCGATCCCGATGGAGGTGCTGTTGGCAGGCCTGGATCCGTTAGTGGACGGGCTGAGCCCGGATGCGGGAGCCGCCGCTGCTGAAGCGATCCTCACCACGGATCTGGTGGAGAAGCAGATCGCCTTTGAGGCCGAACTCACTGGCCGCACTGTGCGCATCGGTGGCATGGCCAAAGGTTCTGGAATGATCCACCCCGACATGGCCACCATGCTCGGCACCATCAGTTGCGATGCGGCCGTCCCCCCTCTGAAGTGGAAAGCCATGGTGCAGCGGGCGGTGGACCGCTCCTTCAACGCCATCACCGTGGATGGCGACACCAGCACCAACGACACCGTGCTGGCCTTCTCCGCCGGTGAGTCCCTGCCCGATTCCTGTGACGACAAGCTTGAGGATGGACTCACTCTGGTGGCACAACATCTCGCTCGGGCCATCGCCCGGGATGGGGAAGGGGCCACCTGTCTGATCGAGGTTCAGGTGGAGGGAGCCTCCACTGAGGCCGGAGCACTCCAGATCGCGCGCACGATCTGCGGCTCCTCGCTGGTGAAGACGGCCGTTCATGGTCGTGACCCCAACTGGGGCCGCATCGTGGCAGCGGCCGGTCGTTCCGGAGTGGCATTCGATGCCGACGCCGTCGCCCTCTGGATCGGGCCCCATCAGCTCATGGCAGCGGGTCAGCCTCTCGTGTTTGATCGTTCAGCTGCTTCGGCTTATCTCAGTGAGAGGGCCTATGGCCGCTACCTCGTGGACGACTCGGTGCAAATTCGTCTTGTCGTCGGTTCCGGGAAAGGACAAGGCCTGGCCTGGGGGTGTGACCTATCGGATCAATACGTGCGCATCAACGCCGATTACACAACTTGA
- the gatB gene encoding Asp-tRNA(Asn)/Glu-tRNA(Gln) amidotransferase subunit GatB, with translation MAAPAATDQAWEAVIGLETHVQLGTNSKIFTAASTAFGDDPNTHIDPVVCGLPGTLPVLNQKVLEYAVKAAMALNLNIAEHSKFDRKQYFYPDLPKNYQISQYDEPIAEEGWIEVEVAEKGKDTYLKTIGIERLHMEEDAGKLVHAGSDRLAGSTHSLVDYNRAGVALAEIVSKPDLRTGREAAEYASEIRRIMRYLGVSDGNMQEGSLRCDVNISVRRGPEAPFGTKVEIKNMNSFSAIQKACDYEIQRQIKAYETGEPIVQETRLWDESKQLTKSMRSKEGASDYRYFPDPDLGPIEVSADQRESWRAELPELPAAKRHRYAETLGLSQYDARVLTDEKPMADYFEAVVVVGADAKLAANWITGDIAAYVNSNRLNYANLPFRPDQLAEMVQLIDGGKISGKIAKEILPELLENGGSPKAIVDERGLGMISDPAAIEAIVDELLGAHPDEVEAFRGGKTKLQGFFVGQLMKKTGGKADPKLANQILSKKLKG, from the coding sequence ATGGCGGCACCTGCAGCAACAGACCAGGCCTGGGAAGCGGTGATCGGTCTCGAGACCCACGTTCAGCTGGGCACCAACAGCAAGATTTTCACGGCTGCATCCACGGCGTTCGGGGATGACCCCAACACCCACATCGACCCTGTGGTGTGCGGGCTGCCGGGAACGCTTCCCGTTCTCAATCAGAAGGTGCTGGAGTACGCCGTAAAAGCGGCGATGGCACTCAATCTGAACATTGCCGAGCACAGCAAGTTCGACCGCAAACAATATTTCTACCCCGACCTGCCCAAGAATTATCAGATTTCCCAGTACGACGAACCGATTGCGGAGGAGGGCTGGATCGAAGTGGAGGTGGCCGAGAAGGGAAAGGACACCTACCTGAAAACCATCGGGATCGAGCGCCTTCACATGGAGGAGGACGCCGGCAAGCTGGTGCATGCCGGCAGTGATCGTTTGGCTGGTTCCACCCATTCGTTGGTGGATTACAACCGCGCCGGCGTCGCTCTTGCGGAGATTGTGAGCAAGCCGGATCTGCGCACGGGCCGGGAAGCAGCGGAGTACGCCTCGGAGATCCGTCGGATCATGCGCTACCTGGGTGTGAGCGACGGCAACATGCAGGAAGGCTCCCTGCGTTGCGATGTGAACATCTCCGTGCGCCGGGGGCCGGAGGCGCCTTTCGGCACGAAGGTGGAGATCAAGAACATGAATTCGTTCTCGGCCATTCAGAAGGCCTGCGATTACGAAATCCAGCGCCAGATCAAGGCCTACGAAACCGGTGAGCCCATCGTTCAGGAAACGCGGCTCTGGGATGAGAGCAAGCAGCTCACCAAGAGCATGCGCAGCAAGGAGGGGGCCAGTGATTACCGCTATTTCCCAGATCCGGATCTCGGACCGATCGAAGTGAGTGCTGATCAGCGTGAATCTTGGCGGGCAGAGCTACCGGAGCTGCCGGCGGCCAAGCGCCACCGCTACGCCGAAACCCTTGGGCTGTCCCAGTACGACGCCCGGGTGCTCACCGACGAGAAGCCGATGGCTGATTACTTCGAGGCGGTGGTGGTGGTGGGTGCGGACGCCAAGCTTGCAGCCAACTGGATCACCGGCGACATCGCCGCTTATGTGAACAGCAACCGTCTCAATTACGCCAACCTGCCCTTCCGACCCGACCAGCTGGCGGAGATGGTGCAGCTGATTGATGGCGGCAAGATCAGCGGCAAGATCGCCAAGGAAATTCTTCCGGAGCTGCTCGAGAACGGCGGCTCACCCAAGGCGATCGTCGATGAACGCGGCCTCGGCATGATCAGCGACCCGGCTGCGATTGAGGCCATCGTTGATGAACTTCTGGGAGCGCATCCCGATGAGGTGGAGGCGTTCCGCGGCGGCAAGACCAAGCTGCAGGGCTTCTTCGTTGGCCAGCTGATGAAGAAAACCGGCGGCAAGGCCGACCCCAAGCTCGCCAATCAGATCCTCAGCAAGAAGCTCAAAGGCTGA